One genomic region from Oncorhynchus gorbuscha isolate QuinsamMale2020 ecotype Even-year linkage group LG13, OgorEven_v1.0, whole genome shotgun sequence encodes:
- the LOC123993959 gene encoding LOW QUALITY PROTEIN: L-amino-acid oxidase-like (The sequence of the model RefSeq protein was modified relative to this genomic sequence to represent the inferred CDS: inserted 3 bases in 2 codons), which translates to MIPYVALCKYFPVVIAVIIVCSVNGYIEDPLFECLQDSDYAELLEIVDRGLPFTKTPHHIAIVGGGIAGLTAAKLLEDVGHKVTLIEASDRIGGRVETYRNRREGWYAELGAMRIPSFHKILLSFSSKMGLGLNPFIQDDINTYYHVNGLLQKTYRVKENPDVLNYPLTDKERGISAGQLFDLPLWKIRDDMKTAGCAAMLRKYDSYSVKEYLVKEGNLSRGALRMIGDILNENSLFYTSLSEMLYIQSDINDNTAYYEITDGFDHLPRAFYQALNCTILLNSKVRLISQTSSNVTVSYQDLRDPSSLTNLTVDYALVTATAKANLFMDFQPPLSPQKMEALRSVHYASSTQVVLSFSERFWEKDGIKRGKSITDXPSRFIYYPSHSFPGTAGXGALLASYTCSDDSTLFQGVSEYELKALVMDDLVKIHGEAIRPLCTGGLVKKWGLDPFSLGAFALYTPYQQTDYASDLFRNESRVHFSGEHTALPHAWIETAMKSALRAARNISNLEG; encoded by the exons ATGATACCCTATGTGGCGTTGTGCAAATATT TTCCTGTCGTTATAGCTGTGATCATAGTTTGCAGTGTCAATGGATACATTGAGGATCCTCTTTTTGAGTGCCTGCAAGATTCAGACTATGCCGAACTCCTTGAAATTGTGGACAGAGGTCTTCCCTTCACAAAGACACCCCATCATATTGCCATCGTCGGTGGTGGTATTGCTGGACTGACTGCAGCTAAGCTTCTGGAGGACGTAGGGCACAAG GTGACTTTAATAGAGGCAAGTGATCGAATTGGAGGACGGGTGGAGACCTACAGAAATAGAAGAGAGGGATGGTATGCAGAGCTGGGTGCTATGAGGATCCCTAGCTTTCACAA AATTCTTTTATCATTTTCATCAAAAATGGGCCTTGGACTGAATCCATTTATCCAGGATGACATCAACACATATTACCATGTGAACGGGTTGCTGCAGAAAACATACAGAGTTAAAGAGAACCCAGACGTGCTGAACTATCCCTTGACTGACAAGGAAAGGGGTATATCGGCTGGTCAGCTCTTTGACTTGCCCCTGTGGAAG ATAAGGGATGATATGAAGACAGCTGGCTGCGCGGCCATGTTGAGAAAATATGACTCGTACTCAGTCAAG GAGTATCTAGTGAAGGAGGGGAACCTGAGTCGTGGTGCCCTGCGCATGATTGGAGATATCCTGAATGAGAACAGCCTCTTCTACACATCACTTTCTGAGATGCTGTATATTCAGTCGGATATCAATGACAACACTGC CTATTACGAGATCACTGATGGGTTTGACCATTTACCAAGGGCATTTTACCAGGCCCTCAACTGCACTATCCTTCTCAACTCCAAGGTCCGACTCATCAGTCAAACCAGCAGCAATGTGACCGTATCCTACCAGGACTTGCGTGATCCATCCTCTCTGACCAACCTCACAGTCGACTATGCCCTGGTGACAGCTACAGCAAAGGCCAACCTCTTCATGGACTTCCAACCCCCGCTGTCACCCCAGAAGATGGAGGCCCTGCGGTCCGTGCACTACGCCAGCTCCACCCAGGTGGTCCTCAGCTTCAGCGAGAGATTCTGGGAAAAGGATGGTATCAAACGGGGAAAAAGCATCACGG CTCCCTCTCGTTTCATCTACTACCCTAGCCACAGCTTCCCAGGCACGGCTGG GGGGGCTCTCCTTGCATCCTACACCTGTTCCGATGACTCCACTCTGTTCCAGGGGGTCAGCGAGTATGAACTGAAGGCCTTGGTGATGGATGACCTGGTTAAGATCCATGGGGAGGCGATACGACCTCTCTGCACTGGAGGATTGGTGAAGAAGTGGGGGCTGGATCCCTTCAGCCTGGGGGCTTTTGCCCTTTACACACCTTACCAGCAGACGGACTACGCCTCGGACCTGTTCAGGAATGAGAGCAGGGTCCACTTTTCTGGGGAGCACACGGCACTACCTCATGCTTGGATTGAGACTGCCATGAAATCTGCACTAAGGGCAGCCAGGAACATCAGTAACCTGGAAGGATAG